Proteins from a single region of Punica granatum isolate Tunisia-2019 chromosome 8, ASM765513v2, whole genome shotgun sequence:
- the LOC116187071 gene encoding LOB domain-containing protein 1-like: MENPTTKATSQTPVITIPSTPLISCSTSSSSSSPRRQTSLSPTATPTTTSPPTQPPSLQPVVLSPCAACKILRRRCVDKCVLAPYFPPTEPYKFTIAHRVFGASNIIKFLQELPESQRADAVSSMVYEANARLRDPVYGCAGSICHLQKQVSELQAQLAKSQAELLNLQAQHTNLVALICMEMSGKYNNSSQEPNVDQLLDMSCFLDDNVSSSTWESLWA; encoded by the exons atggaaaacccTACCACGAAAGCAACATCCCAAACTCCAGTCATAACCATTCCCAGCACTCCTCTCATCTCTTGCTCGACGTCTTCGTCCTCCTCGTCGCCGCGCCGTCAAACATCTTTGTCTCCGACCGCCACCCCCACCACCACTTCTCCACCTACACAGCCTCCTTCTCTGCAACCGGTGGTTCTCAGCCCATGTGCTGCCTGCAAGATTCTCCGCCGCCGCTGTGTCGACAAGTGCGTTTTGGCTCCATACTTCCCACCTACCGAACCTTACAAGTTCACCATTGCACACCGAGTTTTCGGTGCCAGCAACATTATCAAGTTCTTACag GAACTTCCAGAGTCTCAGAGAGCGGATGCAGTGAGCAGTATGGTATATGAGGCAAATGCGAGGCTCCGAGACCCAGTGTATGGTTGCGCCGGCTCCATATGCCATCTCCAGAAGCAAGTGAGCGAGCTCCAAGCACAGCTTGCCAAGTCACAGGCCGAGCTGCTTAATTTGCAAGCTCAGCACACCAATCTGGTCGCCCTAATCTGCATGGAGATGTCCGGGAAGTACAATAATTCTTCTCAAGAACCCAACGTTGACCAACTCCTTGACATGAGCTGCTTCTTGGATGACAACGTTTCGAGCTCTACATGGGAGTCGCTTTGGGCATGA
- the LOC116187553 gene encoding uncharacterized protein LOC116187553: protein MFGGTAAVRFRPPPSLWSGRRSLGRVRAEKTARLSMAATVKEVKLKPVEATPETFKDFGQVVGASPDGEEFGPQDAQLDLSRGTPRFYIMHLEDRPLKFSTITHHASVTQCLGSIGGHPWYLGVAKPSIVGPSDEVKKDGSVDGRNIKDSPWGHSYVPPAVDDVQVFRIEGSKFLKLNHGTWHAGPLFKADSMDFYNLELSNTNVVDHTTHNFRKKNGVIFSIEE from the exons ATGTTCGGTGGCACCGCAGCTGTTCGTTTTCGTCCACCTCCATCTCTCTGGTCCGGCCGGCGCAGCCTCGGACGAGTCAGAGCGGAGAAGACGGCGAGGCTGTCAATGGCGGCTACAGTGAAAGAGGTGAAACTGAAACCCGTAGAAGCCACCCCTGAGACGTTCAAAGATTTCGGACAGGTCGTCGGAGCTTCCCCCGACGGCGAGGAGTTCGGCCCTCAAGATGCTCAGCTCGACCTCAGCCGCGGGACTCCCAG GTTTTACATAATGCATCTCGAAGACCGTCCGCTAAAGTTCTCCACCATAACCCACCATGCAAGTGTGACCCAGTGCCTTGGTTCAATAGGTGGGCACCCTTGGTACCTCGGGGTCGCCAAGCCATCGATAGTGGGTCCCTCAGATGAGGTTAAAAAGGATGGTAGTGTTGATGGCAGAAACATCAAGGACTCTCCGTGGGGCCACTCATATGTGCCTCCTGCTGTCGATGATGTGCAAGTATTCAGGATCGAGGGCTCAAAATTCTTGAAGCTTAACCATGGAACATGGCATGCGGGGCCCCTGTTCAAGGCAGATTCAATGGACTTCTACAACTTGGAATTGAGCAATACTAAC GTGGTGGATCATACGACTCACAACTTCAGGAAAAAGAATGGAGTTATCTTCTCAATCGAGGAGTAG
- the LOC116187554 gene encoding 40S ribosomal protein S23-like: MGAGRKLKSHRRRQRWADKAYKKSNLGNEWKQPFAGSSHAKDIVLEKIGIEAKQPNSAIRKCARVQLIKNGKICLYTRWMRC; encoded by the exons ATGGGAGCTGGTCGCAAGCTCAAGTCCCACCGCCGAAGGCAGAGGTGGGCCGATAAGGCTTACAAGAAGTCCAACCTTGGAAATGAGTGGAAGCAACCGTTTGCCGGCTCTTCCCATGCCAAGGACATCGTGTTGGAAAAGAT CGGTATCGAAGCTAAGCAACCAAACTCTGCTATTAGGAAGTGTGCCCGAGTCCAACTGATCAAGAATGGGAAGATCTGTCTATACACCCGTTG GATGAGGTGTTGA
- the LOC116187549 gene encoding uncharacterized protein LOC116187549: protein MAETKHKDVSVGSGDTDGGETLAGPMEVVLEGNNGEDIMVEVLGSDVFVDGVRSHEGEGDSAGEVGHGGPVDEAKPELEIDGNLQESGVPGDDLGVNSSERGEMVGGDGEDAILKEIRSTTGVDTQIGVTEIEEEDLIVQDTQLLDEDTQPVEESLAEEVSERNEVDGVSKVPVVEKGVEESVEAAKEKDGQLVDQSVNAVEQKTQETTVPDEEKSKVQSLHGEDNLNSKNGETHTNDVPEVGAEKVPVVDDVPDRGEAKDDVPVTNAVSAKEPDSVAVEGGVETTTMEGPSDPAVVTTDAAVPDATPSLAEDQKANGESLEAVTLVAGDAEMEHGKIVSNAGGDGAPKPEEEPADGETKDGKGMVDPNVGQEMETDREIVTDAEKVTSDGNENAVKEEPLKVESVTVVTESVTVVAEVAETVEKAVCDPNVEVPADYSAGETPIDVVCEGTQNDVEMTEASEGVLDSSVEVSEPADNNQNTVDESRDVEDKEAVVDTEMADLQEVGGAETDEEKNIKQGGAPKTEVQASYQLPPEKELEGEFSVSDLVWGKVRSHPWWPGQIFDTSDASEQAVKYQKKDSFLVAYFGDRTFAWNEANLLKPFRTHFSVAEKQGSSESFQNAVDCALEELSRRVELGLACSCTPKEALEKMKFQVVENTGIREESSKRECAGEYSKGSCFEPDKLMGYMKELAQFPCGGADRLELVIAKAQLLNFYRLKGYSHLPELVLTDGFSDEAENLQHEEENRILGEATDTAGSLSVEEEEEDSSGQEGSKPRSSLKRKHNLRESTYPYKKGRSMTELMGPATDEDDRRKSISVAKVTNTATQPATAPKPSFKIGECIKRIASQLTGSPLVKSKNESDPSQSTEDSEKGAGVASEYSSMEDLLSQLQVAAQEPMLEHSFSNVIACFFSDFRNSVVLDQNPELGKSGGGGKRKRLAHLDGFSEAFEFEDMNDSYWTDRVIENGADEEPHSDGGGRRVEHQLVPVDSGKPHKTGRRPYKRRLQETNHEMQPEKPPGYIDANAPAELVIAFPEYGYLPSEANLSRMFKRFGPIRESETEVDRETSRARVVFKKCSDAEVACSSARRFKIFGPIHVTYQLNYSVSETFRSSGLAMMEVPEEDGF from the coding sequence ATGGCCGAGACCAAGCACAAGGATGTCTCCGTGGGGAGTGGGGACACTGATGGAGGCGAAACCCTAGCTGGGCCTATGGAAGTCGTTCTTGAAGGTAATAACGGGGAAGACATAATGGTGGAGGTACTGGGGTCTGACGTGTTCGTGGATGGTGTCCGGAGTCACGAAGGTGAGGGCGATTCGGCCGGTGAAGTGGGCCATGGTGGGCCTGTCGATGAGGCCAAGCCCGAGTTGGAGATTGACGGGAACCTGCAGGAAAGCGGGGTTCCGGGGGATGACTTAGGGGTCAACAGCTCGGAGAGAGGTGAGATGGTTGGCGGTGATGGTGAAGATGCCATCTTGAAGGAGATTAGAAGCACAACGGGGGTTGATACTCAGATTGGGGTCACCGAGATAGAGGAGGAGGATTTAATTGTTCAGGACACGCAGCTTCTTGATGAGGACACGCAGCCTGTTGAGGAAAGTTTGGCAGAAGAGGTTTCTGAAAGGAATGAGGTTGATGGGGTGTCGAAGGTCCCTGTTGTTGAGAAAGGTGTGGAAGAATCGGTAGAGGCGGCCAAGGAAAAGGATGGGCAGTTGGTTGACCAGAGTGTTAATGCAGTTGAGCAGAAAACTCAAGAAACTACTGTTCCTGATGAGGAAAAGAGTAAAGTCCAGAGCTTACATGGTGAAGATAATTTAAACTCCAAGAACGGTGAAACTCATACTAATGATGTTCCAGAAGTAGGTGCAGAAAAGGTTCCAGTGGTAGATGATGTTCCTGATAGAGGCGAGGCAAAAGACGATGTGCCTGTTACAAATGCTGTGTCCGCGAAGGAACCTGATTCAGTTGCAGTTGAAGGGGGAGTTGAGACGACAACCATGGAAGGGCCTTCGGACCCAGCGGTTGTGACGACAGATGCTGCGGTTCCTGATGCAACTCCAAGTTTAGCGGAAGACCAGAAAGCAAATGGTGAGAGTTTAGAGGCTGTGACATTAGTTGCCGGAGACGCAGAAATGGAGCATGGAAAGATTGTCTCGAATGCCGGAGGAGATGGAGCTCCAAAACCTGAAGAAGAACCTGCGGATGGGGAGACTAAGGATGGGAAAGGGATGGTGGATCCGAATGTTGGGCAAGAAATGGAAACTGACCGAGAAATTGTGACAGATGCCGAAAAGGTAACTTCAGATGGGAATGAAAATGCGGTTAAAGAAGAGCCGCTAAAAGTTGAGTCTGTGACTGTTGTTACGGAGTCTGTGACTGTTGTTGCTGAGGTTGCCGAGACAGTAGAGAAAGCTGTTTGCGACCCGAACGTGGAAGTCCCTGCTGACTACAGTGCTGGGGAGACTCCTATTGATGTGGTTTGTGAGGGAACTCAGAATGATGTTGAAATGACTGAGGCCAGTGAGGGGGTTTTAGATTCAAGCGTTGAAGTTTCAGAGCCTGCAGATAACAACCAAAATACGGTCGATGAGAGCAGGGATGTGGAAGATAAAGAGGCAGTTGTTGATACTGAGATGGCTGATTTACAGGAAGTTGGTGGTGCAGAAACTGATGAGGAGAAGAACATCAAGCAGGGCGGTGCTCCCAAAACTGAGGTCCAAGCAAGTTATCAGCTCCCACCCGAGAAAGAACTCGAAGGCGAATTTTCTGTCTCCGATTTGGTGTGGGGCAAAGTGAGGAGCCACCCGTGGTGGCCTGGGCAGATCTTTGATACATCAGATGCATCTGAGCAGGCAGTCAAGTACCAGAAGAAGGACTCCTTCTTGGTGGCCTATTTTGGGGATCGAACCTTTGCTTGGAATGAGGCAAATCTGTTGAAGCCCTTCAGGACCCATTTCTCTGTTGCAGAGAAACAGGGAAGCTCGGAGTCCTTCCAGAATGCAGTTGATTGTGCCCTGGAGGAGCTCTCAAGGAGGGTTGAGCTAGGGCTAGCCTGTTCTTGCACTCCGAAGGAAGCCCTTGAAAAGATGAAGTTTCAGGTTGTTGAAAATACTGGGATAAGGGAAGAGTCAAGTAAGAGGGAGTGCGCAGGAGAATACTCCAAAGGTAGTTGTTTTGAGCCTGACAAGTTAATGGGATACATGAAGGAGTTAGCACAATTCCCATGTGGAGGGGCCGACAGATTGGAACTTGTGATAGCTAAGGCCCAGCTGCTGAACTTTTACCGCCTCAAGGGCTATTCTCACCTACCTGAATTGGTACTCACTGATGGTTTCTCGGATGAGGCGGAGAATTTACAGCATGAGGAGGAGAACAGGATTTTGGGCGAAGCTACAGATACAGCTGGTTCACTGAGtgtagaggaagaggaggaggattcTTCAGGACAGGAGGGTTCAAAACCTCGCTCGTCTCTGAAACGAAAGCACAACTTAAGGGAGAGCACATACCCCTATAAGAAAGGAAGAAGCATGACAGAGCTGATGGGACCCGCTACCGATGAGGATGATAGGAGGAAGAGCATTTCTGTTGCAAAAGTCACTAACACTGCCACGCAACCTGCTACAGCCCCAAAGCCATCCTTTAAGATAGGGGAATGCATCAAGAGGATCGCAAGTCAACTCACAGGGTCTCCGCTTGTGAAATCGAAGAATGAATCAGACCCTTCACAAAGCACTGAGGATTCTGAGAAAGGTGCGGGAGTGGCTTCTGAGTACTCATCAATGGAGGATTTGCTATCGCAGCTTCAGGTGGCAGCTCAGGAGCCAATGCTGGAGCACAGCTTCTCCAATGTGATTGCCTGTTTCTTCTCTGATTTCAGGAACTCCGTCGTCCTTGATCAGAACCCAGAGCTGGGCAAATCAGGTGGTGGTGGCAAGAGGAAGAGATTAGCCCACCTTGATGGGTTCTCAGAGGCATTTGAGTTCGAGGACATGAACGATTCTTACTGGACAGACAGGGTTATAGAGAATGGGGCTGATGAGGAGCCACATTCCGACGGAGGTGGCAGAAGAGTGGAGCATCAGCTTGTCCCAGTCGACTCGGGGAAGCCTCATAAGACAGGCCGCAGGCCTTATAAGAGGCGGCTCCAAGAGACCAATCACGAGATGCAGCCGGAGAAGCCACCTGGGTATATTGATGCGAATGCCCCGGCGGAGCTTGTCATTGCATTTCCTGAGTATGGGTACTTACCCTCTGAAGCCAACCTTAGTAGGATGTTCAAGCGGTTTGGGCCTATCCGAGAATCAGAGACAGAAGTCGATAGGGAGACTAGCAGGGCCCGTGTGGTTTTCAAGAAGTGCTCAGATGCAGAGGTTGCCTGCAGTAGTGCAAGAAGGTTCAAAATATTCGGGCCAATTCATGTGACTTACCAGCTTAACTATTCTGTGTCTGAGACATTCAGAAGTTCGGGTCTCGCGATGATGGAAGTCCCTGAGGAGGATGGCTTCTGA
- the LOC116187551 gene encoding sporulation protein RMD1 — protein sequence MRRTIPAHPFRTMRLFLPPSPPSLPFRAPPLLKLAKPLSHSCPFSLTKVLTPLTVVPAAAYTPYPVSTPATHLKLFGSFVARCISSSSVNSAHTLEWNEPVSCSEVVVEADAGGVDVEVDARSSIPVRAYFFSTSVDLRGLVEQNKPNFIPPTSRMTNYVVLKFGNLSCTNELGACLSGSDCGYMVVFHYGSIVLFNVPEHEVDGYLKIVERHASGLLPEMRKDEYEVREKPTLSTWMEGGLDYIMLQYLNIDGIRTIGSVLGQSIALDYYVRQVDGMVAEFTDINRGMEKTGTFEMERKKLFQLVGKANSNLADVILKLGLFERSDIAWKNAKYAQIWEYLRDEFELTQRFASLDFKLKFVEHNIRFLQEILQNRKSDFLEWLIIILIGAEILISVYDILTRSAITKL from the exons ATGCGGAGAACGATTCCCGCTCACCCCTTCCGGACTATGCGCCTCTTCCTTCCTCCTTCGCCTCCATCCCTCCCGTTCAGAGCTCCACCCCTTCTCAAGCTCGCCAAGCCCCTCTCCCATTCTTGCCCCTTCTCCCTCACCAAAGTCCTCACCCCACTCACAGTTGTCCCGGCAGCTGCCTACACCCCTTATCCCGTCTCTACTCCAGCAACGCATCTGAAGCTCTTCGGCTCCTTTGTCGCCAGATGCATCTCTTCGTCGTCCGTGAACTCGGCCCACACCCTCGAGTGGAACGAGCCCGTCTCCTGCTCCGAGGTCGTCGTGGAGGCGGATGCTGGCGGAGTCGATGTCGAGGTGGATGCAAGGTCCTCAATCCCTGTCCGGGCTTATTTCTTTTCAACAAG TGTGGATTTGAGAGGCTTAGTGGAGCAGAACAAACCCAACTTTATCCCACCTACGTCGCGCATGACTAATTACGTCGTTCTCAAGTTCGGGAATCTTTCTTGTACCAAT GAACTGGGAGCTTGCTTAAGTGGGAGTGACTGCGGCTACATGGTAGTTTTTCACTATGGCTCCATTGTGCTGTTTAATGTCCCTGAGCATGAGGTTGATGGGTACTTGAAGATTGTAGAAAGACATGCTTCAGGGTTGCTTCCTGAGATGAGGAAGGATG AGTATGAGGTGAGAGAGAAGCCGACATTAAGCACGTGGATGGAAGGTGGATTGGATTACATTATGTTGCAGTACCTAAACATTGATGGAATCCGCACAATTGGCAGTGTTCTGGGTCAAAGTATCGCCCTTGATTACTATGTTCGCCAG GTTGATGGGATGGTTGCAGAGTTCACTGACATAAATCGTGGGATGGAGAAAACAGGGACTTTTGAGATGGAAAGGAAAAAGCTTTTTCAGTTAGTGGGGAAGGCGAATTCTAATCTTGCTGATGTAATTCTAAAACTTGGGCTTTTTGAGAG ATCAGATATTGCATGGAAGAACGCCAAATATGCTCAGATATGGGAATATCTCAGAGACGAGTTTGAATTAACTCAGAGATTTGCGAGTCTTGACTTTAAGCTAAAGTTTGTCGAG CACAACATTCGGTTTCTTCAGGAAATCCTACAGAATCGGAAGTCGGACTTCCTTGAATGGCTCATCATCATACTGATTGGCGCGGAGATTCTCATTTCGGTCTACGATATCCTCACGCGATCTGCAATCACCAAGCTTTAG